The Sporomusa termitida genome has a window encoding:
- a CDS encoding glycosyltransferase family 39 protein, protein MQNNYCNLFTLTNRSDRYWQLGYAGLLLAGLVFFVSCAFYKEMWFDEAYTVAMIRHDFFRICEITARDVHPPLYYMLVKLASLIWGQDIVVYRLVSAAGMMLFLLLGFFHIRRICGNAAGFYYTFFAVFLPVMLEYSGEARMYSWAMFFTTSAGIYAYLAYRQNQRQHWVLFAVFSLCSAYTHNYALLGAFFINLSLLTTAFARKRYLLKPCLLTILAQVILYLPWLLVLISQVVSVTKEYWIVINYQHLLRDLLVFYFAENLPGIAVKLLSFGWLAVCGWGLYTALTQNRQYAGLALISLAVYLAVIGLALLLSQVKPIFITRYLMPNSGFLFIALACGLAAVRRQRVAVALCTAIFIASSVNFYLHYDKIYSPRNNALRADITYSLNPDDIFLYTDIHPAGIYMVAFPDHQHYVFLPGGQEDSKPNPFQPELRLIYDLNVLADYKGRIWLIESANSQLLYGHLGKSEPLFTVIDFARIYDMPYLSHKGFVFVGSLLQKEPGPVPPLPAKE, encoded by the coding sequence ATGCAAAATAATTATTGTAATTTGTTTACATTAACAAATAGGTCAGACCGGTACTGGCAGCTAGGCTATGCAGGGCTGTTGCTCGCAGGGCTTGTATTTTTCGTCTCCTGTGCCTTTTATAAGGAAATGTGGTTTGATGAGGCGTATACAGTGGCCATGATCAGGCATGATTTTTTTAGAATTTGTGAAATCACAGCCCGGGATGTCCATCCGCCTTTGTATTATATGCTTGTTAAGCTGGCTTCGTTAATCTGGGGGCAGGACATCGTAGTCTACCGGCTGGTGTCGGCAGCCGGGATGATGTTATTCCTGCTGCTGGGTTTTTTTCATATCCGCAGGATCTGCGGGAACGCAGCCGGCTTCTACTATACCTTTTTTGCGGTATTCTTGCCGGTAATGCTGGAGTATTCAGGAGAAGCCAGAATGTATTCCTGGGCCATGTTTTTTACTACCAGTGCCGGAATATACGCTTATCTGGCCTACCGGCAAAACCAGCGGCAGCATTGGGTACTGTTTGCCGTTTTTTCGCTGTGCAGCGCCTATACCCATAACTATGCCCTGCTTGGCGCTTTTTTCATTAATCTGAGCCTATTAACCACTGCATTTGCCAGGAAAAGATATTTGCTGAAACCCTGTCTTTTGACGATTCTGGCGCAGGTGATTCTCTATCTGCCGTGGCTGCTGGTATTAATCAGCCAGGTAGTTTCGGTGACCAAAGAATACTGGATTGTCATCAATTATCAGCACCTGCTGCGGGATCTGCTAGTATTCTATTTTGCGGAAAATTTGCCGGGCATTGCCGTCAAGCTGCTGAGTTTTGGCTGGCTGGCTGTCTGCGGCTGGGGGCTGTACACGGCTCTTACGCAGAACCGGCAATATGCCGGGCTGGCGCTTATCAGCCTGGCTGTTTATCTGGCCGTGATTGGTTTGGCCCTGCTGTTATCCCAGGTGAAGCCAATTTTTATCACCCGGTATTTAATGCCGAATTCGGGCTTTTTATTCATTGCCCTGGCTTGCGGGCTGGCGGCCGTCAGGCGGCAGAGAGTGGCTGTTGCCTTATGCACGGCGATTTTTATTGCTTCCTCCGTTAACTTTTATTTGCATTACGATAAAATTTACAGCCCCCGGAACAATGCCTTGCGGGCTGATATTACTTACAGCCTCAACCCTGACGATATCTTTTTGTACACCGACATTCACCCGGCGGGGATCTATATGGTTGCCTTTCCTGACCATCAGCACTATGTGTTTTTGCCAGGCGGGCAGGAAGACTCCAAACCCAATCCCTTCCAGCCGGAGCTTAGACTTATCTATGATTTAAACGTCCTGGCAGACTACAAAGGGCGGATTTGGCTGATCGAAAGCGCCAATTCCCAGCTGTTGTACGGCCATTTGGGCAAAAGCGAACCCCTGTTTACGGTTATTGATTTTGCCCGTATTTACGATATGCCCTATTTAAGTCACAAAGGCTTTGTATTTGTCGGATCACTGCTGCAAAAAGAACCGGGGCCGGTGCCGCCATTGCCTGCCAAGGAGTAA
- a CDS encoding glycosyltransferase family 2 protein, with protein MKPLISIVVPMYNESQNIDFFYQKISEVMSGLPAYDYEIICVNDGSTDNTLEKIELLAGRDRQLKVIELSRNFGKEIALTAGICEAKGDAVIPIDADLQDPPELIPALIKKWHEGYDVVYATRLVREGESSLRKVTAFLFYRVMHRLAKVDIPPDTGDFRLMTRQVVEAVNQCNEYHRFMKGLFSWVGFRQTSIPYLRNRRHKGTTSFNYWKLWNFALEGITSFSFVPLQLATYVGFLTALFSGVYISYIIVKTWLFGDPVPGYPSTMVAIFFFGGTQLMTLGIIGEYIGRIYNESKRRPLYFIRKKTNF; from the coding sequence ATGAAACCCTTAATTTCCATTGTTGTGCCCATGTATAATGAAAGCCAGAACATAGACTTTTTTTATCAAAAAATATCGGAGGTAATGAGCGGGTTACCCGCTTATGACTATGAAATCATATGTGTCAATGACGGCAGCACGGATAATACACTGGAAAAAATTGAGCTGCTGGCCGGGCGGGACAGGCAGCTCAAGGTAATTGAACTGTCCCGCAATTTCGGCAAGGAAATCGCCCTGACTGCCGGCATCTGTGAAGCAAAGGGCGACGCCGTCATCCCCATTGATGCTGATCTGCAGGACCCGCCGGAACTAATCCCCGCTTTAATAAAAAAATGGCACGAAGGCTATGATGTTGTTTACGCTACCAGGCTGGTCCGGGAAGGCGAAAGCAGTCTCCGGAAAGTGACCGCCTTCCTGTTTTACCGGGTCATGCACCGCCTTGCCAAAGTGGACATACCGCCCGATACCGGCGATTTCCGGCTCATGACCAGGCAGGTGGTGGAGGCCGTCAACCAGTGTAACGAATACCACCGGTTTATGAAAGGGCTGTTTAGCTGGGTAGGGTTCAGGCAGACCAGCATTCCCTACCTCCGGAACCGCCGCCATAAGGGAACAACCAGTTTCAACTACTGGAAACTCTGGAATTTTGCCTTGGAGGGGATTACCTCTTTCTCCTTTGTTCCATTGCAGCTGGCAACCTATGTTGGCTTTCTGACAGCGTTGTTTTCCGGTGTGTATATCAGCTATATTATCGTGAAAACCTGGCTGTTTGGCGATCCGGTACCAGGTTATCCCTCCACAATGGTGGCAATATTCTTCTTTGGCGGCACTCAGCTGATGACCTTGGGGATCATTGGCGAATATATCGGCAGGATCTATAATGAGTCCAAGCGCCGGCCCCTATATTTTATCAGGAAGAAGACCAACTTCTAA
- a CDS encoding acyl-CoA thioesterase codes for MKKSSSDSRLVISEVMMPSQANVAGNIHGGEIMKLMDSTAYAAARRYARSNVVTARVDELEFHLPIFIGDLVICTGQVVFAGKSSMEVAVTVEVEDLECEDRKKALSAFFTMVSLDKKGRPNLVPELILDTAEEKAAFEEGKRRYEAGKTKKQAPTS; via the coding sequence ATGAAAAAATCATCGTCTGATTCGCGGTTGGTTATCAGTGAGGTTATGATGCCCAGCCAGGCCAATGTCGCCGGCAATATCCATGGCGGCGAGATTATGAAGCTAATGGACTCCACCGCCTATGCCGCTGCCAGACGGTATGCCCGTTCCAACGTGGTTACCGCCCGGGTGGACGAGCTGGAATTCCATCTGCCGATTTTTATCGGCGATCTGGTGATCTGCACAGGGCAGGTGGTGTTTGCCGGTAAATCCTCAATGGAGGTGGCGGTCACCGTTGAGGTTGAGGATTTGGAGTGCGAAGACCGGAAAAAGGCGCTGTCGGCATTTTTTACCATGGTGTCACTGGATAAAAAAGGAAGACCCAATCTTGTCCCGGAACTGATACTGGATACGGCGGAAGAAAAAGCTGCTTTTGAAGAGGGGAAACGCAGATATGAGGCCGGCAAAACCAAGAAACAGGCACCGACCAGTTAG
- a CDS encoding AAA family ATPase has protein sequence MIKKIAVAGKGGVGKTTFTALLIKELIRQEKGMILAVDADPNSNLNEALGLEINDSIANILEEVRIGEDIPDGMGKDSYTEFRLSQVIQEAKGMDLILMGLPQQNGCYCYPNNLIRMYLERLQKNYEYVIIDNEAGMEHLSRRIVADIDMLFIISDTSVRSIRSAAKVAELIRVLKITIPEVHLIITKTGAAGIDGLKAEIAKTGLPLIGTIPYDEQAVAFDAAGKPLVELPDDSLSVIAVKDILQKAGV, from the coding sequence ATGATCAAGAAGATAGCTGTAGCCGGCAAGGGTGGCGTTGGCAAAACAACATTCACTGCCTTGCTGATTAAAGAATTGATCCGGCAGGAAAAGGGCATGATTTTAGCGGTTGACGCCGACCCCAACTCGAATTTAAACGAGGCGCTGGGGCTGGAGATAAACGATTCTATCGCCAATATCCTGGAGGAAGTCAGAATCGGCGAGGATATCCCCGATGGCATGGGGAAGGATTCCTACACCGAATTCCGCTTAAGCCAGGTCATTCAGGAAGCAAAAGGGATGGACCTTATTCTGATGGGGCTGCCCCAGCAAAATGGCTGTTACTGCTATCCCAATAATCTAATCAGGATGTATCTGGAACGGCTCCAGAAAAACTATGAATATGTTATCATTGACAACGAGGCGGGCATGGAGCATTTAAGCCGGCGGATTGTTGCCGATATTGATATGCTGTTCATCATCAGCGACACCTCGGTCCGCAGTATCCGTTCGGCGGCCAAGGTAGCTGAGCTTATCCGGGTATTGAAAATCACAATCCCGGAAGTGCACCTGATCATAACCAAAACCGGCGCCGCAGGCATTGACGGCCTCAAAGCGGAAATCGCCAAAACCGGTTTACCTCTAATCGGTACGATTCCCTATGATGAACAGGCCGTTGCCTTTGATGCGGCCGGCAAACCATTAGTTGAGTTGCCTGATGACTCGCTGTCGGTCATAGCGGTTAAGGACATCCTGCAAAAAGCCGGTGTTTGA
- a CDS encoding PdxA family dehydrogenase: MKPLLGILLGDATGIGPELVAKVCNTATLQAYCRPVLIGDLRVLALGKKIAKADFPVVVIDDIAQASWADGLPLLDQRNLDPANLILGKINKLSGKVTGDMLVTAINLLRRGDLDGFVYAPLHKAALQYGGYDFEDEQKLFAHYLDWPGPSSEMNVLKNLWTSRVTSHIPLAQVCASLTIDSILTAIRIARQTLQKAGCQEPRIAVAAVNPHAGEEGLCGRQEIEIIAPAVRLARADGINALGPYPSDTIFINAFKGHYDAVVTMFHDQGQIALKLMGFQFGVTVAAGLPYAITTPAHGTAFDIAGQGIANPAATEQAVMIAAKLSG; encoded by the coding sequence ATGAAACCGTTGTTAGGTATTTTATTAGGTGATGCAACAGGAATCGGGCCGGAGCTCGTTGCCAAGGTATGTAATACCGCTACGCTGCAAGCGTATTGCCGGCCGGTATTGATTGGCGATTTGCGGGTGCTGGCGCTGGGAAAAAAGATTGCCAAAGCAGACTTCCCGGTAGTTGTAATTGATGATATAGCTCAGGCCAGCTGGGCTGACGGCCTTCCTTTATTAGACCAAAGAAACCTTGATCCTGCTAATTTGATATTAGGGAAAATCAACAAGCTGTCCGGAAAAGTCACCGGCGATATGCTGGTTACCGCAATAAATTTACTACGCCGGGGCGATCTTGACGGCTTTGTTTATGCCCCGCTGCATAAAGCAGCGCTGCAATACGGGGGCTATGATTTCGAGGATGAGCAAAAACTATTTGCCCATTATCTGGACTGGCCTGGTCCGAGCAGCGAAATGAATGTCTTAAAGAATTTATGGACCTCACGGGTGACAAGCCATATTCCGCTGGCGCAGGTATGTGCCAGTCTAACCATTGACAGCATTTTGACAGCTATCCGCATAGCCCGGCAAACCCTGCAAAAGGCAGGCTGCCAGGAGCCGCGTATTGCTGTCGCCGCCGTAAACCCGCACGCGGGCGAGGAGGGCCTGTGCGGACGCCAGGAAATTGAGATCATCGCTCCGGCGGTCCGGCTGGCCCGGGCGGACGGCATAAACGCCCTGGGTCCCTATCCGTCGGATACCATTTTCATTAACGCTTTTAAGGGCCATTATGATGCGGTGGTTACTATGTTCCACGACCAGGGGCAGATTGCGCTGAAGCTGATGGGCTTCCAGTTTGGCGTGACGGTTGCTGCCGGTTTGCCATACGCCATTACGACCCCGGCCCATGGAACCGCCTTTGATATTGCCGGTCAGGGTATTGCCAATCCGGCGGCAACCGAACAAGCCGTAATGATTGCCGCCAAGCTGTCCGGCTGA
- a CDS encoding tripartite tricarboxylate transporter permease, whose product MEAIFTHLLNGFALALTENNLLAALAGAVMGMFVGALPGIGSVMGVALLLPLTFKMDPTTAIIMLAALYYSTMYAGSFTAILINIPGDPPAVMTTMDGYQLTLRGKAGKALAVSNWSSFVAGFIGVVILTFMGPLLANVGLAFGPAEMASVILLAIMAIAWLLGDQPRKGLLSTCTGILLATVGLDLAVAMPRFSFGVNELLSGIDFIPLVIGLLGVNEIITMALNKSGYQMKTTERLSLRSNYLNWQEIKQIFRPTIVSSFMGTFVGCIPGAGTTTASFLAYIFEKRTGKNKDNMGKGALEGVAAPEAANNAAAAGAFAPLLSLGIPSSGTAAILLGGLMMWGITPGPLLFTDHPDLAWGLIASMYTGNVVCMIIAALSIPLMVHALRIPPAILTPIIIVICIVSAYAVNNSLFDIWVMIAIGIVGYFFNRYKYPVAPFLMAFILTPRLETSLRQAFDISNGNAMIFIEKPISLAFLAAIFLFFVVPPCFKFGKTCLIKTDM is encoded by the coding sequence ATGGAAGCAATATTTACGCATTTGCTAAACGGCTTTGCGCTCGCATTGACAGAAAACAATTTGCTGGCCGCCCTGGCCGGGGCCGTTATGGGTATGTTTGTCGGCGCTTTGCCCGGTATCGGTTCGGTGATGGGAGTTGCCCTGCTCCTGCCGCTGACTTTCAAAATGGATCCAACCACAGCGATTATTATGCTGGCCGCTTTATACTACTCAACCATGTATGCCGGATCATTTACGGCGATCTTAATCAACATCCCGGGCGATCCGCCGGCGGTAATGACCACCATGGACGGCTATCAGCTGACACTGAGGGGCAAGGCTGGCAAAGCACTGGCGGTGTCCAACTGGTCTTCTTTCGTCGCCGGCTTTATCGGTGTTGTCATCCTTACCTTTATGGGTCCCCTGCTGGCCAACGTGGGGCTGGCTTTTGGGCCGGCCGAAATGGCGTCGGTTATTTTGCTGGCAATTATGGCGATTGCCTGGCTGCTGGGCGACCAGCCCCGCAAAGGGCTGCTTTCCACCTGCACGGGAATTTTGCTGGCGACGGTGGGACTCGATTTAGCTGTCGCGATGCCCCGTTTTTCCTTCGGTGTAAATGAACTCTTAAGCGGCATTGACTTCATCCCCCTGGTTATCGGCCTGTTAGGGGTAAACGAAATTATCACCATGGCCCTGAATAAAAGCGGCTATCAGATGAAAACAACCGAAAGGCTGTCTTTGCGCAGCAACTATCTTAACTGGCAGGAAATTAAGCAAATCTTCCGGCCAACCATTGTCAGCAGCTTCATGGGAACTTTCGTCGGCTGTATTCCGGGCGCAGGCACGACAACCGCCTCTTTTTTAGCCTATATTTTCGAAAAACGTACCGGCAAGAATAAAGACAACATGGGCAAAGGAGCGCTGGAAGGGGTAGCCGCGCCGGAAGCGGCCAATAATGCGGCGGCGGCCGGGGCTTTTGCCCCCTTGCTGTCTTTGGGAATTCCCAGTTCGGGCACGGCAGCCATATTACTGGGCGGTTTGATGATGTGGGGCATTACGCCGGGACCACTGCTGTTCACCGACCACCCGGACCTGGCCTGGGGCCTGATTGCCTCCATGTACACCGGCAACGTCGTCTGTATGATCATCGCGGCCCTCAGCATTCCCCTGATGGTCCATGCGCTGCGGATTCCCCCCGCCATCCTGACCCCGATTATCATTGTAATCTGTATTGTGTCCGCCTACGCTGTCAATAACAGCCTGTTCGATATTTGGGTGATGATTGCCATCGGCATTGTCGGCTACTTCTTTAACCGCTACAAATACCCGGTCGCCCCGTTTCTCATGGCTTTTATCCTGACGCCCCGGCTGGAAACATCGCTGCGGCAGGCTTTTGACATCTCTAATGGCAATGCGATGATTTTTATTGAAAAACCAATTTCACTGGCATTTTTAGCTGCTATTTTCCTCTTCTTCGTTGTGCCCCCATGTTTCAAATTTGGCAAAACCTGCTTGATAAAAACAGACATGTAG
- a CDS encoding tripartite tricarboxylate transporter TctB family protein, whose product MRIALNADRVIAIICGLVGGFWAYAGWFNYGFWVNKGPGPGFIPVIIGLATCVLAAAQAVNYDKEAEPVDIKAILPIAAMIAFAGCVSIIGFLATVFLFMVIWLVTQGSYSRTFSVSLAAITTGLIWGIFECWLQVPFPGGLIKSLL is encoded by the coding sequence ATGAGGATTGCTCTGAACGCGGATCGGGTAATAGCAATTATTTGTGGCCTTGTGGGAGGATTCTGGGCCTATGCCGGCTGGTTTAATTACGGCTTTTGGGTAAATAAAGGCCCCGGTCCGGGGTTTATTCCGGTGATTATCGGTCTGGCAACATGTGTTCTCGCTGCTGCACAAGCAGTAAATTATGATAAAGAGGCCGAGCCGGTAGACATAAAAGCGATACTGCCGATTGCCGCCATGATTGCTTTTGCCGGCTGTGTCAGTATCATCGGCTTTTTGGCTACCGTATTTTTGTTTATGGTCATCTGGCTGGTCACTCAGGGTTCGTATTCCCGTACTTTTTCCGTTTCTCTGGCCGCAATAACGACCGGACTCATCTGGGGAATTTTTGAATGCTGGCTGCAAGTGCCCTTTCCCGGCGGCCTGATAAAATCATTATTATAG
- a CDS encoding sigma 54-interacting transcriptional regulator: MAKITFMVPYSDIFEDIQEVFTQQNDCNWTIELVAIDGVPRRIDYKKIKTDVVVARGITASLAERVMEDIPVIRLPVSGYDVIRAVLECRTRYKSQKVAIVGTEDMVYGARSINEITGIEIVTSIVDNEEDARRSLTAIKDDGITIICGGVVSTCIADQIGLQTVFIKTGREAIYQALIEAKRTYFVKKQEQERSERFRTILDYSIEGIVAVNEQGNINLINAAATDITGLKGTMEGKAADKVFPELRLGRVLSTGTAEVGEIKTLSGRQVVINNAPITVKGQVVGAIATFQPVASIQEMEGKIRRKIYPRGHSAKFSFSNIFGKSKALQRAIGIAKEYSTVDSNVLIVGETGAGKEMFSQSIHSASDRAAGPFVAFNCAALPENLLESELFGYVEGAFTGAAKEGKAGLFELAHRGTIFLDEISEISIKVQGRLLRVLQEREIMRLGDRKIIPIDVRVIAATNRDLGELIREKAFRSDLYYRLDVLELHVPPLRERTGDVLQLFAYFLHSYCSRFGKPNKKIEPEAQQLLDRYSWPGNVRELMNIAERLAVIAYSDRITKEDVLSAFNPEKDALTAGLAVKSSNRSENPAHTGTKQKLDKAVLLAVLQDVNYHYAKAAAKLGISRTTLWRWLKELEM, encoded by the coding sequence ATGGCTAAAATCACTTTTATGGTTCCGTACTCAGACATTTTTGAGGATATTCAAGAGGTTTTTACCCAACAAAACGATTGTAACTGGACGATTGAGCTTGTGGCCATCGACGGGGTACCGCGGCGGATTGACTACAAAAAAATCAAAACAGATGTTGTTGTTGCCCGGGGGATTACGGCATCGCTGGCCGAGCGGGTTATGGAGGATATTCCGGTGATTCGCCTGCCTGTCAGTGGTTATGATGTTATCCGGGCGGTTTTGGAATGCCGGACCCGGTATAAATCGCAGAAAGTGGCTATTGTCGGTACGGAAGACATGGTGTATGGCGCCCGCAGCATTAATGAAATCACCGGCATTGAGATTGTCACCAGCATTGTAGACAATGAGGAAGATGCGCGCCGAAGCTTAACAGCCATTAAAGATGACGGCATTACTATCATCTGCGGCGGGGTTGTGTCAACCTGTATTGCCGATCAGATCGGTCTGCAAACGGTTTTCATAAAAACCGGGCGGGAAGCGATTTATCAAGCTCTGATTGAGGCGAAAAGGACCTATTTTGTCAAAAAGCAGGAACAGGAACGCAGCGAGAGATTCCGCACGATTCTTGATTATTCCATCGAAGGCATAGTGGCCGTAAATGAACAGGGCAATATCAATTTAATCAATGCGGCCGCAACGGACATAACCGGCTTAAAGGGCACCATGGAAGGGAAAGCGGCAGATAAGGTTTTTCCCGAATTGCGGCTGGGCAGGGTTTTGTCGACAGGAACAGCCGAAGTCGGCGAAATTAAAACCTTGAGCGGCCGGCAGGTAGTAATCAATAATGCCCCCATTACTGTTAAAGGCCAGGTCGTAGGCGCTATTGCCACGTTTCAGCCGGTTGCGAGCATTCAGGAAATGGAAGGAAAAATAAGACGGAAGATTTACCCCCGGGGGCACAGCGCCAAATTTTCATTTTCTAATATTTTTGGTAAAAGCAAGGCCCTTCAACGGGCGATTGGGATCGCCAAAGAATACAGTACAGTTGACTCTAATGTTCTTATTGTCGGCGAAACCGGCGCCGGCAAGGAAATGTTTTCCCAAAGCATCCACAGTGCCAGTGACCGGGCCGCCGGTCCGTTTGTAGCGTTTAATTGCGCGGCGCTGCCGGAAAATCTGCTCGAAAGCGAACTGTTTGGGTATGTCGAGGGAGCATTTACGGGCGCGGCCAAAGAAGGCAAGGCCGGTTTATTTGAACTTGCTCACCGGGGGACTATTTTTCTTGACGAAATATCAGAAATTTCAATTAAAGTGCAGGGGCGGCTGCTGCGGGTACTGCAGGAACGGGAGATCATGCGGCTGGGGGATCGTAAGATTATTCCGATAGACGTACGGGTCATAGCGGCCACGAACCGTGATCTGGGGGAATTGATCCGGGAAAAGGCTTTTCGCTCCGATCTTTACTACCGGCTGGATGTGCTGGAACTGCATGTTCCGCCGTTGCGGGAACGGACCGGGGATGTACTGCAGCTGTTTGCATATTTTCTGCACTCCTATTGCTCACGCTTTGGTAAACCGAACAAAAAGATTGAGCCGGAGGCGCAACAACTGCTGGACCGGTATTCATGGCCGGGCAATGTCCGCGAGTTGATGAATATTGCCGAACGCCTGGCGGTCATTGCCTACAGCGACAGGATCACAAAAGAGGATGTGTTATCGGCCTTCAATCCGGAGAAGGACGCCTTGACTGCCGGCCTGGCGGTAAAAAGCTCCAACCGCAGTGAGAACCCGGCCCATACCGGCACCAAGCAAAAACTGGATAAAGCCGTTCTGCTCGCGGTTCTCCAGGATGTAAATTATCATTATGCCAAAGCAGCAGCCAAACTTGGCATCAGCCGGACGACACTGTGGCGGTGGTTAAAGGAACTGGAAATGTAA
- a CDS encoding 4Fe-4S dicluster-binding protein: MEINKETCINCGLCIAKCPVAAIGRDAAKQVQIEFDECVECGVCRRLRVCPTDSLYQQELTWPRTIRSIMSDVLTIAEESQISGRGTEEMKTNDVTGRFKQGWVGIAIELGRPGVATRMYDVEKVAKAVARENVEFEKENPITSMMADPATGKFKDELLNEKVLSAIIEFGVREEQAPVILQILKDVTPALDTVFSLDICSKVSAGGVVPHVKIVEENGLWLSPNGKVNIGLGRPLVREA; encoded by the coding sequence ATGGAAATTAACAAAGAAACATGCATCAACTGTGGTTTATGCATAGCAAAATGCCCGGTTGCAGCGATTGGGAGAGACGCAGCCAAGCAAGTGCAGATTGAATTTGATGAGTGTGTGGAATGCGGGGTGTGCCGGCGGTTGCGAGTATGTCCGACCGACTCCCTTTATCAGCAGGAGCTAACCTGGCCACGGACGATCCGGAGCATTATGAGCGATGTGCTTACTATTGCCGAGGAATCCCAGATATCCGGGCGCGGCACCGAGGAAATGAAGACCAATGATGTTACGGGCCGCTTTAAACAGGGCTGGGTCGGCATCGCTATCGAACTGGGCCGCCCGGGCGTTGCCACCCGGATGTATGATGTGGAAAAAGTAGCTAAAGCAGTTGCCCGGGAAAACGTTGAATTTGAAAAAGAAAACCCGATTACCAGTATGATGGCTGATCCGGCTACCGGCAAGTTTAAAGACGAACTGCTCAATGAAAAGGTCCTTTCCGCCATTATTGAATTTGGCGTGCGGGAAGAGCAAGCGCCGGTCATTTTGCAAATCCTTAAGGACGTGACGCCGGCCCTGGATACGGTGTTCAGCCTGGATATCTGTTCCAAGGTCAGCGCTGGCGGCGTTGTCCCCCATGTAAAAATCGTTGAAGAGAATGGGCTTTGGCTGTCGCCTAACGGCAAAGTAAATATTGGCCTTGGCCGGCCGCTAGTGAGGGAGGCATAG
- a CDS encoding Bug family tripartite tricarboxylate transporter substrate binding protein: MKKWLAVVLACLMLAGLVAGCGSQEKAADKPAAFTPSKNTEFIVPYAPGGGSDLFARILADIIQKNKFADEALMIVNKPGGAGAVGDAYTFSKKGDNHVITAYVSGQMTSNLMNKTAVSYDKLTPIVNLALDEYLLGVLAGNYKAFDELLAAAKAAPNEITIGGSGKGTEDELCVGLLNRHTGARFKYVPFNSSGEVMSAMLGGHIKAGIFNPNECNAQIAAGKVATIGGFGVKRLASVFKDTPTFGELGYQEVVFQQFRGIAGPPDMSPAAVKFWVEAFRKATQTAQWQQDYLAKNSLTEHFLEPEAFKKFLGEENQKYADILNDIAAQ; this comes from the coding sequence ATGAAAAAGTGGTTGGCAGTAGTATTGGCCTGTCTTATGTTGGCTGGATTGGTGGCTGGTTGTGGTTCGCAGGAAAAGGCGGCGGACAAGCCGGCCGCCTTTACTCCTAGCAAAAACACGGAATTTATTGTCCCCTACGCTCCCGGGGGCGGCAGCGACCTGTTTGCCCGTATCCTGGCCGATATTATCCAGAAGAACAAATTTGCTGACGAAGCGCTGATGATTGTCAACAAACCGGGTGGGGCCGGCGCGGTCGGCGATGCGTACACCTTTTCAAAAAAAGGGGATAATCATGTCATTACCGCTTACGTTTCCGGGCAGATGACCTCCAATCTGATGAATAAGACAGCTGTAAGCTACGACAAGCTGACTCCCATCGTCAACCTGGCCTTGGATGAATACCTGCTTGGCGTGTTGGCGGGCAACTATAAAGCCTTCGATGAACTGCTCGCCGCGGCTAAAGCCGCTCCCAATGAAATCACCATCGGCGGTTCGGGCAAAGGTACTGAAGATGAGTTATGTGTCGGGCTGCTTAACAGGCACACCGGGGCCAGGTTTAAGTATGTTCCCTTTAACAGCTCCGGCGAAGTCATGAGTGCCATGCTGGGCGGGCACATAAAAGCCGGCATATTCAATCCCAATGAATGCAATGCCCAGATAGCAGCGGGAAAAGTAGCCACGATAGGCGGGTTTGGCGTAAAGAGACTGGCCAGCGTATTTAAGGATACTCCCACCTTTGGGGAGCTTGGCTATCAAGAGGTGGTCTTTCAACAGTTCCGTGGCATAGCCGGGCCGCCTGACATGTCGCCGGCGGCGGTCAAATTCTGGGTTGAAGCCTTCAGAAAAGCAACTCAGACCGCCCAGTGGCAACAAGACTATCTGGCGAAAAACAGTTTAACCGAGCATTTCCTGGAGCCGGAAGCCTTCAAAAAGTTTTTGGGCGAGGAAAACCAAAAATATGCCGACATTCTTAACGATATCGCCGCCCAATAA